From a single Nicotiana tomentosiformis chromosome 2, ASM39032v3, whole genome shotgun sequence genomic region:
- the LOC104107306 gene encoding large ribosomal subunit protein uL4z-like, with amino-acid sequence MATAAAIPTTTVQSFENDMATDGGAVPLPAVMKAPIRPDVVTYVHANISKNSRQPYAVSKKAGHQTSAESWGTGRAVSRIPRVSGGGTHRAGQAAFGNMCRGGRMFAPTKIWRRWHRKIPVNQKRYAVASAIAASAVPSLVLARGHRIESVPELPLVVSDSVESIEKTSNAIKALKQIGAYPDAEKAKDSHAIRPGKGKMRNRRYISRKGPLIVYGTEGAKLVKAFRNIPGVEICHVDRLNLLKLAPGGHLGRFVVWTKSAYEKLDEIYGSFDKPSEKKKGYVLPRPKMVNADLARIINSDEVQSVVRPIKKDVKRATLKKNPLKNLNVLLKLNPYAKTARRMSLLAEAQRVKAKKEKLDKKRHQVTKEEASAIRSASSSWYKTMISDSDYTEFDVFTKWLGVTQ; translated from the exons ATGGCCACCGCAGCCGCCATTCCAACCACCACCGTTCAATCATTCGAAAATGACATGGCCACTGATGGCGGAGCCGTTCCACTCCCCGCCGTGATGAAAGCTCCGATCCGTCCCGACGTTGTCACTTACGTCCACGCCAACATCTCCAAAAACTCCCGACAACCTTACGCTGTCTCCAAAAAAGCCGGTCACCAAACCTCCGCCGAGTCATGGGGTACCGGTCGTGCCGTTTCACGTATCCCACGTGTTTCCGGTGGTGGAACCCATCGTGCTGGGCAAGCTGCTTTCGGAAACATGTGCCGTGGCGGTCGGATGTTCGCTCCGACCAAAATCTGGCGCCGTTGGCACCGAAAGATCCCCGTTAACCAAAAGCGTTACGCAGTTGCTTCAGCTATTGCTGCGTCTGCAGTACCCTCGCTGGTCCTCGCGCGTGGGCATCGTATCGAGTCAGTTCCCGAGCTCCCTCTCGTTGTTTCAGATTCAGTTGAGAGCATTGAAAAAACTTCAAATGCTATCAAAGCTTTAAAACAAATCGGTGCTTATCCTGATGCTGAAAAAGCTAAAGACAGTCACGCTATTCGCCCCGGAAAGGGTAAAATGCGTAACCGTAGGTACATTTCTCGTAAAGGACCACTTATTGTGTATGGTACCGAAGGGGCTAAGTTAGTAAAAGCGTTTCGTAATATTCCTGGTGTTGAAATTTGCCATGTGGATCGATTGAATTTACTAAAGCTTGCTCCTGGAGGCCATTTAGGAAGGTTTGTTGTGTGGACTAAATCAGCCTATGAGAAATTGGATGAGATTTATGGTTCGTTTGACAAGCCATCTGAGAAGAAGAAGGGATACGTGTTGCCTAGGCCAAAAATGGTGAATGCTGATCTTGCTAGGATTATTAATTCTGATGAGGTGCAGTCTGTTGTGAGGCCTATTAAGAAGGATGTGAAGAGGGCCACGTTGAAGAAGAATCCATTGAAGAATCTGAATGTGTTGCTGAAGCTTAATCCGTATGCGAAAACTGCTAGGAGAATGTCCCTTTTGGCTGAGGCCCAAAGGGTTAAGGCTAAGAAGGAGAAACTTGACAAGAAGAGACATCAAGTTACTAAG GAGGAGGCATCTGCTATCAGGTCTGCAAGCTCATCTTGGTACAAGACGATGATTTCAGATTCCGACTACacagagtttgatgttttcacgAAGTGGCTTGGAGTTACCCAGTGA